The following proteins are co-located in the Candidatus Schekmanbacteria bacterium RIFCSPLOWO2_02_FULL_38_14 genome:
- a CDS encoding peptide ABC transporter substrate-binding protein, translating to MQNLLEVIDLKTHFPITSTFFSRKKGVVYAVDGVNFVLKKGETLGLVGESGCGKTTIGRTILRLIEPTEGKVYFEGNNIFACDRKKMKGLRRRMQMIFQDPFASLNPRMRAGSIIGEPLVIHKRGNRKERRERVSELLKIVGLNEEHYDRYPHEFSGGQRQRIGIARAIALTPDLVIADEPVSSLDVSIQAQIINLLAELKEKFKLTYLFISHDLSIIRYISDRVAVMYLGKIVETGDCEKVYNDPKHPYTRILLSAIPSLNPRVKKKRIIAEGDVPSPINRPSGCHFHPRCPWIIEPKCRQVEPQLKDAGDGVLVSCHLIL from the coding sequence ATGCAGAACCTTTTAGAAGTCATTGACCTTAAAACCCATTTCCCGATAACCTCAACTTTTTTCTCAAGAAAAAAAGGCGTTGTCTATGCTGTTGACGGGGTTAATTTTGTTCTAAAAAAGGGAGAGACTCTGGGTCTTGTTGGAGAGAGCGGATGCGGCAAGACAACCATTGGAAGAACAATTCTGAGACTGATTGAGCCAACAGAAGGAAAAGTCTATTTTGAAGGGAACAACATTTTTGCCTGTGACAGGAAAAAAATGAAGGGGTTAAGACGAAGAATGCAGATGATATTTCAGGACCCGTTTGCATCCCTGAATCCGAGAATGAGGGCTGGCAGCATAATAGGAGAGCCTCTTGTAATTCACAAAAGAGGAAACAGAAAGGAGAGGCGGGAAAGGGTTTCAGAGCTTCTGAAAATCGTTGGTCTTAATGAGGAACATTATGACCGTTATCCCCATGAATTCAGCGGTGGACAGAGGCAGAGAATCGGGATTGCAAGGGCAATTGCCTTAACCCCGGACCTTGTAATTGCAGATGAACCGGTTTCATCACTTGATGTTTCAATACAGGCACAGATAATAAACCTCCTTGCAGAGCTTAAAGAGAAATTCAAACTAACCTATCTTTTCATCTCCCACGATTTAAGCATTATCCGCTATATCTCAGACAGGGTTGCAGTTATGTACCTTGGAAAAATTGTTGAGACAGGAGATTGTGAAAAAGTTTATAATGACCCAAAGCATCCTTATACAAGGATTCTTTTATCCGCAATTCCATCACTAAATCCAAGGGTAAAAAAGAAGAGAATCATTGCAGAGGGAGATGTTCCAAGCCCCATAAACCGCCCTTCGGGCTGCCATTTCCATCCGCGCTGTCCGTGGATAATAGAGCCAAAGTGCAGACAAGTTGAGCCTCAGCTAAAAGATGCAGGGGATGGAGTTTTGGTGTCGTGCCATCTTATTCTTTAA
- a CDS encoding Fis family transcriptional regulator, with protein sequence MTPKKILIVDDESTIRMSLARILEKEGYAVAQAENGKKAIELLKKEPFHLILTDLKMPEVDGFEVLKQAKSISPDSVVIVLTAYVSVESAISAMKAGAYDYLSKPINIDEVRIVIRKALNQMTLVEENILLKKQLKGKYRFENIIGVSPQMQKVYQLMERVIETDSTILIQGESGTGKELVAKAIHYNSYRKNHPFVTINCGAIPKDLLESEFFGHVKGSYTGAFYDRTGKFELANKGTIFLDEIGTMAPDLQVKVLRVFQERELEKVGDSRKIKVDVRVISATNVNLEDLVTKGLFRDDLFYRLNVISLTLPPLRERVEDIPLLTSTFLKRFCKEMEKGEKKVSNSTMEFLIKYHWPGNVRELENTIERALALADGKLITPKHLSPKIINLPPSVEWHGIKIPDEGIDLNSIVKNLEVDLINQALRKSNGVKSKAAKLLKVNRTTLVEKMKKIGLS encoded by the coding sequence ATGACTCCTAAAAAAATACTTATTGTTGATGATGAAAGCACTATACGGATGTCTTTGGCGAGAATTCTTGAAAAAGAAGGCTATGCTGTAGCTCAGGCTGAAAACGGCAAAAAGGCAATTGAGCTTTTAAAGAAAGAACCTTTCCATCTTATACTCACTGACCTTAAGATGCCTGAAGTAGACGGTTTTGAAGTCCTGAAGCAGGCAAAATCCATATCGCCTGATTCAGTTGTTATAGTTCTCACTGCCTATGTATCTGTTGAATCGGCAATCAGCGCAATGAAAGCCGGCGCCTATGATTATCTCTCAAAACCCATAAACATTGATGAGGTAAGGATTGTAATAAGAAAAGCCCTGAATCAGATGACTCTGGTTGAAGAGAATATCCTGCTAAAGAAACAGCTCAAAGGCAAATACAGGTTTGAAAATATAATAGGGGTCTCTCCCCAGATGCAAAAGGTCTATCAGCTGATGGAAAGGGTGATTGAGACTGACAGCACCATTCTTATCCAGGGAGAAAGCGGAACAGGAAAAGAACTTGTAGCAAAGGCAATCCATTATAACAGCTACAGGAAAAACCATCCATTCGTAACCATAAACTGCGGTGCGATTCCAAAGGACCTGCTTGAGAGCGAATTCTTTGGCCATGTAAAAGGCTCTTACACAGGAGCCTTTTATGACAGGACAGGAAAGTTTGAGCTTGCTAACAAGGGAACAATATTTCTTGATGAAATTGGCACAATGGCTCCTGACCTGCAGGTAAAGGTTTTAAGGGTTTTTCAGGAAAGAGAACTTGAAAAAGTTGGGGATTCCAGAAAAATAAAAGTGGATGTAAGGGTAATTTCAGCAACAAACGTAAACCTTGAAGACCTTGTTACAAAAGGGCTTTTCAGGGATGATCTTTTTTATCGCTTAAACGTAATATCCCTAACACTCCCCCCCCTGAGAGAAAGGGTGGAAGATATCCCTCTTTTAACCAGCACCTTTCTTAAAAGATTCTGCAAAGAAATGGAAAAAGGGGAAAAAAAAGTTTCAAACAGCACAATGGAGTTCTTGATAAAATACCACTGGCCCGGAAATGTAAGGGAGCTTGAAAACACGATTGAAAGGGCATTGGCTCTGGCAGATGGAAAGTTGATAACCCCGAAACACCTTTCGCCTAAAATTATTAATTTACCTCCTTCTGTTGAATGGCACGGGATAAAAATCCCTGACGAAGGAATAGATTTAAACAGCATAGTTAAAAATCTTGAAGTGGACCTGATTAATCAGGCTCTCCGGAAATCCAACGGCGTTAAGAGCAAGGCGGCAAAACTCCTGAAGGTTAACCGCACAACACTGGTTGAGAAGATGAAAAAGATAGGACTGTCTTAG
- a CDS encoding NAD(+) kinase, with protein sequence MKKIGIIAKPHREKAPDVVRELVRWLAEKKIETFLDEDTASLLGGFNGNVFKKNKIPDMVDLLLVLGGDGTFLSVGRLIGGKDTPILGINLGGLGFLTEVKLDDIYPVLGAVLKGDYITDKRLMLSTHVHRQGERIGEYSVLNDVVITKGALSRMITLKTYVDSRYLTTYRADGLIISTPTGSTAYSLAAGGPIIYPDLNVIALSPICPHSLSNRPIVIPDASKVEVILESENEDVLLTFDGQVGFALRAKDVVEIRKAEKGITLIHPKERNYYETLRTKLRWGER encoded by the coding sequence ATGAAAAAAATTGGAATAATCGCCAAGCCTCATAGAGAAAAAGCCCCAGATGTTGTCAGGGAACTTGTTCGGTGGCTTGCAGAAAAGAAAATAGAAACTTTTCTTGATGAAGATACAGCATCGCTTCTTGGTGGATTTAATGGGAATGTTTTCAAGAAGAATAAAATCCCTGATATGGTTGACCTCCTGTTAGTTCTTGGCGGAGACGGGACTTTTTTAAGCGTTGGGAGGCTTATAGGGGGAAAGGATACTCCTATTTTAGGAATAAACCTTGGCGGTCTCGGTTTTTTAACAGAGGTAAAGCTTGATGATATCTATCCTGTGCTTGGAGCGGTGCTGAAAGGGGATTACATAACTGATAAGCGCCTTATGCTTTCAACCCATGTGCACAGGCAGGGTGAGAGGATTGGCGAGTATTCTGTTTTAAATGATGTGGTCATAACAAAGGGCGCACTTTCACGAATGATAACCCTCAAGACCTATGTTGATTCCAGATACCTTACTACTTACAGGGCTGACGGCTTGATTATTTCGACACCAACCGGTTCAACTGCCTATTCCCTTGCAGCAGGAGGACCAATAATCTACCCTGACCTTAATGTAATTGCTCTTTCTCCGATATGCCCTCACTCCCTTAGCAACCGCCCAATTGTGATTCCTGATGCTTCAAAGGTTGAGGTAATACTTGAGTCAGAAAACGAGGATGTTCTTCTCACTTTTGACGGACAGGTCGGTTTTGCGTTAAGGGCAAAGGATGTTGTTGAGATAAGAAAGGCAGAAAAGGGAATTACTCTAATCCATCCAAAGGAAAGAAACTACTACGAAACCCTGAGAACAAAGTTGAGATGGGGGGAAAGATGA
- a CDS encoding ribonuclease III: MKDFTVLENLLGYSFKSICFLKKALTHSSYLNESNTETEESNEKLEFLGDSVLELVVREYSIEKFPENDIGAISKFKSMIVSDRFLSRVGKGADLGNHLMLGRGEDAAGGRLRDSIIAAALEAVIGAVYLDGGLEQARLFVLKKIIKKAESSEFLDLRDYKSRLQEVIQKEYNTFPVYSLIEEMGPVHDKTFRICLEVNKNPVGYGSGKSIKEAEQRAAKEALEKLEIK; the protein is encoded by the coding sequence ATGAAGGACTTTACTGTTTTAGAAAATTTACTTGGATATTCTTTTAAGTCAATTTGTTTTCTGAAAAAGGCATTGACCCATAGTTCTTATCTGAATGAGAGTAACACGGAAACAGAGGAATCCAACGAGAAACTCGAGTTTCTCGGAGATTCAGTGCTTGAGCTTGTTGTGAGAGAATATTCAATTGAAAAATTTCCTGAGAATGATATTGGCGCCATTTCAAAATTCAAGTCAATGATAGTATCTGACAGATTTCTCTCCCGCGTCGGCAAAGGGGCTGACCTTGGAAATCATCTCATGCTTGGCAGGGGAGAAGACGCAGCAGGGGGGCGCCTGAGGGATTCAATAATAGCTGCTGCCTTGGAGGCAGTTATTGGCGCTGTTTATCTTGACGGAGGACTTGAGCAGGCAAGGTTATTTGTGCTGAAAAAAATAATTAAAAAGGCGGAGTCTTCAGAGTTTCTTGACCTGAGAGATTATAAGTCAAGACTTCAGGAAGTTATTCAGAAAGAATACAATACGTTTCCTGTATATAGTCTGATAGAGGAAATGGGGCCTGTTCATGACAAGACCTTCAGGATATGCCTTGAGGTCAACAAAAATCCTGTTGGCTATGGCAGCGGGAAATCCATAAAAGAGGCGGAGCAGAGGGCTGCAAAGGAAGCCCTTGAAAAGCTGGAGATAAAATGA
- a CDS encoding DNA repair protein RecN has protein sequence MLTQLSIRNFAIIDNLRISFKPGLNILTGETGAGKSIIIDALNLVLGERSSSEFIRTGEKSASVESVFDISGNSHIKKLLDETGIKIGSEDDLIIKREINAAGKSQVYINGERFNLSTLEKIGEYLVDIHGQHDHQLLLRRENQMDVLDSFGNLFDLRNEARTRLEEFHEVENRLEEIKRGYSEKAQKEEFLKFQIQEITNANLRPGEDEELKKEKEILKNSLLLTQTSFKTCEAIYEGDSSAYSILSSIKPEFSRIASIDENLASFYKRLEEIAVQIRELAGELRSYADGIDSNPKRLEEIEERIDFLNRLRRKYNASLEEILKLKEEKEAELRAMDNSGQEIERLEAEKERLESELQKISLKLSGKRKSIAREIEKKVEKELKRLKMEKARFAISFAERPKSEKGLYRVTSKGIDDIEFLISPNPGEELKPLAKIASGGELSRVMLAIKSILAEADRVPVLIFDEIDSGIGGVVAEVVGEKLKEVAKKRQVLCITHLPQIAGFADAHFKVSKKIIDRKTAVKVDELDRNSRVEEIAKMLGGEKVSEISRKHAREILKEREI, from the coding sequence ATGCTGACACAACTCTCAATCAGAAATTTTGCCATTATTGATAACCTGCGCATATCCTTTAAACCCGGATTAAATATCCTGACAGGGGAGACAGGGGCAGGAAAATCAATAATCATTGATGCACTGAACCTTGTTCTTGGGGAAAGGTCTTCTTCTGAATTTATCAGAACAGGTGAAAAATCAGCATCTGTTGAATCAGTTTTTGACATTTCAGGGAATTCTCACATTAAGAAGCTTCTTGATGAAACAGGTATTAAGATTGGCTCCGAAGATGACCTGATAATAAAGAGGGAGATAAATGCGGCAGGAAAGAGTCAGGTTTATATCAATGGCGAGAGATTCAATCTATCAACCCTTGAAAAAATCGGTGAATACCTTGTTGATATCCATGGCCAGCATGACCACCAGTTGCTTCTTCGCAGGGAGAACCAGATGGATGTTCTTGACTCATTCGGGAATCTTTTTGACCTGAGGAATGAAGCCAGAACAAGGCTTGAAGAGTTTCATGAAGTTGAGAACAGGCTTGAGGAGATAAAAAGGGGATATTCTGAAAAAGCGCAGAAGGAAGAGTTTTTAAAATTTCAGATTCAGGAAATTACAAATGCAAATCTAAGACCAGGAGAGGATGAAGAGCTTAAAAAAGAAAAGGAGATTTTAAAAAATTCCCTTCTTTTAACCCAGACATCATTTAAAACCTGTGAAGCCATTTATGAGGGAGACAGCTCTGCTTACAGTATCTTGAGCAGCATCAAGCCTGAGTTTTCAAGAATAGCATCAATTGACGAAAATCTGGCTTCCTTTTACAAAAGACTTGAGGAGATTGCTGTGCAGATAAGAGAGCTTGCAGGAGAGCTTCGCTCCTATGCTGACGGAATTGATTCTAATCCCAAGCGGCTTGAAGAGATTGAGGAGCGGATAGATTTTTTAAACAGGTTGAGGAGAAAATATAATGCAAGCCTTGAAGAAATATTAAAGCTCAAAGAAGAAAAAGAAGCAGAACTCAGGGCTATGGATAACTCAGGACAGGAGATTGAGAGACTTGAAGCGGAAAAAGAGAGGCTTGAGTCTGAGCTGCAAAAGATTTCCCTAAAACTTTCTGGAAAGAGAAAGAGTATTGCAAGGGAGATAGAGAAAAAAGTTGAGAAGGAATTAAAAAGGCTTAAGATGGAAAAAGCCCGGTTCGCGATAAGCTTTGCAGAAAGACCAAAGAGTGAAAAGGGTTTATACAGGGTTACTTCAAAAGGGATAGATGATATAGAGTTTTTAATCTCTCCAAATCCCGGCGAAGAACTAAAACCACTTGCAAAAATCGCCTCAGGGGGAGAGCTTTCAAGGGTGATGCTTGCAATAAAATCAATATTGGCTGAAGCAGACAGGGTTCCTGTTCTCATATTCGATGAAATAGATTCAGGAATCGGAGGAGTGGTTGCAGAAGTAGTTGGGGAGAAGTTAAAGGAGGTTGCAAAAAAGAGACAGGTTCTCTGCATAACCCATCTTCCCCAGATTGCAGGTTTTGCTGATGCTCACTTTAAAGTATCAAAGAAAATAATTGACAGAAAGACCGCTGTTAAAGTTGATGAGCTTGACAGAAACAGCAGGGTAGAGGAAATTGCCAAGATGTTGGGAGGAGAAAAGGTATCTGAGATTTCAAGAAAACACGCAAGGGAGATATTGAAGGAAAGGGAGATTTAA
- a CDS encoding [acyl-carrier-protein] S-malonyltransferase, which produces MKKIAFLFPGQASQYVGMAKEFYDNYAVAKELFGMANDVLGFDITRLCFEGPEERLKLTEYTQPAILLCSIVTKKVLDLSGIKPDIGAGHSLGEYSALVAAGTLDLAAALRIVRARGKFMQEAVPEGKGAMAALLGIERKKVEEGLRKIENGIVEAANFNSPGQIVISGEKEAVEKAVEVFKKEGAKKAVFLPVSAPFHCRLMEPAEEKLSAYLDDTEFRDLEFPIITNVDARVINKGKDARDSLRRQVSRPVLWEDSVLRIKQEGINLFVEVGPGRVLSGLVRQIDREAVCLNVEDKKSLEKTLEVLHH; this is translated from the coding sequence GTGAAAAAGATAGCTTTTCTCTTTCCGGGCCAGGCTTCGCAGTATGTTGGCATGGCAAAGGAATTTTATGATAATTATGCGGTTGCAAAAGAACTTTTTGGGATGGCAAATGATGTTTTGGGGTTTGACATTACGAGGCTTTGTTTCGAGGGACCCGAGGAGAGGCTTAAACTGACAGAATATACTCAGCCTGCAATACTTCTTTGCAGCATTGTGACAAAAAAGGTTCTTGACCTGAGCGGAATAAAGCCTGATATAGGGGCAGGGCACAGCCTTGGCGAGTATTCTGCCCTTGTTGCAGCCGGCACTCTTGACCTTGCGGCTGCGCTGAGGATTGTAAGGGCAAGAGGGAAATTTATGCAGGAAGCAGTCCCTGAAGGGAAAGGGGCAATGGCGGCTTTGCTCGGGATTGAGAGAAAGAAGGTTGAAGAGGGTTTAAGAAAAATCGAAAACGGGATAGTTGAAGCAGCGAATTTCAACAGCCCGGGACAGATAGTCATATCAGGAGAAAAAGAGGCTGTTGAGAAGGCTGTTGAGGTGTTTAAAAAAGAAGGAGCAAAGAAGGCGGTCTTTCTTCCTGTATCCGCTCCGTTTCATTGCCGTCTTATGGAGCCCGCAGAGGAAAAGCTTTCTGCGTATCTTGATGATACTGAGTTTAGGGATTTAGAGTTTCCAATTATAACCAATGTTGATGCAAGGGTTATAAATAAAGGGAAAGACGCGAGGGATTCTCTCAGGAGACAGGTTTCAAGACCAGTTCTCTGGGAAGATTCTGTTTTAAGAATTAAGCAGGAAGGAATTAATTTATTTGTAGAGGTTGGACCCGGAAGGGTTCTTTCGGGGCTTGTAAGACAGATTGACAGAGAGGCGGTTTGCCTTAACGTTGAAGATAAAAAAAGCCTTGAAAAAACTTTGGAGGTTCTGCATCATTAA
- a CDS encoding 3-oxoacyl-[acyl-carrier-protein] reductase has product MEKFLEGKVAIVTGGSRGIGKSISKNLAEAGAIVIINYSSNEAAAQQTLQEILEKGGKGEIKKARVENYEEISALVDGISERYQKIDILVNNAGITRDNLVLRMDWKEWDEVLNVNLKGTFFCTKAVMKSMIKARYGKIVNITSIVGVTGNAGQTNYCASKAGIIGFTKSVARELASRNINVNAVAPGFIETDMTDGLPEKAKEEMKKQIPFNRFGSAADVAHLVNFLVSDKASYITGQVIHVNGGMYM; this is encoded by the coding sequence TTGGAGAAGTTTCTTGAGGGCAAGGTAGCCATTGTTACAGGCGGTTCAAGGGGGATAGGAAAATCCATTTCAAAAAATTTAGCAGAAGCAGGCGCTATTGTAATAATAAATTATTCTTCAAATGAGGCAGCAGCACAGCAAACCCTGCAGGAGATTCTTGAAAAGGGCGGAAAGGGAGAGATTAAAAAGGCAAGGGTTGAAAATTACGAGGAGATATCAGCGCTTGTTGATGGCATTTCTGAACGCTATCAGAAGATTGATATCCTTGTTAACAATGCCGGAATAACAAGGGATAATCTTGTGCTGAGAATGGACTGGAAGGAATGGGATGAGGTTTTAAACGTCAATCTTAAAGGAACATTTTTCTGTACAAAAGCAGTGATGAAATCTATGATAAAAGCAAGGTATGGGAAAATAGTTAATATCACATCAATTGTTGGAGTGACAGGGAATGCAGGACAGACTAATTACTGCGCTTCAAAGGCAGGGATTATCGGTTTTACAAAAAGTGTGGCAAGAGAGCTTGCATCAAGAAATATCAATGTGAACGCAGTTGCTCCGGGATTTATTGAAACAGATATGACGGATGGTTTGCCTGAGAAGGCTAAGGAGGAGATGAAAAAGCAGATTCCCTTTAACAGGTTTGGTTCTGCTGCTGATGTTGCGCATCTTGTGAATTTCCTTGTATCTGATAAGGCTTCTTACATAACTGGACAGGTAATCCACGTAAACGGCGGGATGTACATGTAA
- a CDS encoding histidine--tRNA ligase: protein MSNAKAQNSNDKKKHEPIKGVKGTQDIFPKEYYRRTEVFKAIQECFESYGYQGMDVPIIEPLELHLRKSGDKIVKSMYTFKDYGNRDICLRPEITASVVRAFNEGLSNESRPVKIYYFGPTFRYDKPQEGRFRQFTQAGVEIIGSNSLEHDAEVIKLACDCMEKIGIKNYEIAISDVEILFTIFKKLTIPEREKSLLIGALEDLNKLKDIKSGIPDVKKKLIELGISKDETESEEGKYFRILEAIVELSTIRGTPDYVFPKIESLLRKYIDDLTVLKPLENLKIVSSCLDSFGINWQKARIDFGFGRGLEYYTGTIFEIYCPRLGAANQVCGGGRYDELLSLLGGRGDSQSIGFAFGFERLLLAIEREEENKEDSAYQGNLKTSHLDALVIPLDKKLFRYAIKISQTLRVRGAKLDIDFSLRKSGKITKKADQLKIPFVIYIGEEEEKQGFLSIKDLKSGIQEKYPLNDIEKIIEKISDR, encoded by the coding sequence ATGTCAAATGCCAAAGCTCAAAATTCAAACGACAAAAAAAAGCATGAGCCAATAAAAGGCGTAAAAGGCACGCAGGACATATTTCCAAAAGAATATTACAGAAGGACAGAGGTCTTTAAAGCCATTCAGGAATGTTTTGAATCCTACGGCTATCAGGGAATGGATGTCCCGATAATTGAACCCCTTGAGCTGCATCTGAGAAAATCAGGGGATAAAATAGTAAAAAGCATGTACACCTTCAAGGATTACGGCAACAGGGACATATGCCTGCGTCCGGAAATCACAGCCTCTGTTGTAAGGGCTTTCAATGAAGGGCTTTCAAATGAAAGCAGGCCTGTTAAGATATATTACTTTGGACCAACTTTCCGTTACGACAAGCCGCAGGAAGGAAGGTTTCGCCAGTTTACACAGGCAGGAGTTGAAATCATTGGAAGCAACTCCCTTGAGCATGACGCAGAAGTCATAAAGCTTGCCTGTGACTGCATGGAAAAAATAGGAATAAAAAATTATGAAATAGCAATAAGCGATGTGGAAATTCTTTTTACAATATTTAAAAAGCTGACAATACCGGAAAGAGAAAAAAGCCTTTTAATAGGAGCTCTTGAAGACCTTAACAAACTCAAGGACATAAAGTCAGGAATTCCTGATGTTAAAAAGAAATTAATTGAGCTTGGAATATCAAAGGATGAGACTGAATCAGAAGAGGGAAAATATTTCAGAATCCTTGAAGCAATAGTTGAACTCAGCACAATCAGGGGAACGCCTGATTATGTGTTTCCAAAGATAGAATCACTTCTGAGAAAATACATTGATGATTTAACCGTGCTTAAACCCCTTGAAAATTTAAAAATAGTCTCATCCTGCCTTGATTCATTTGGAATCAACTGGCAGAAGGCAAGGATAGATTTCGGCTTCGGGAGGGGGCTTGAATATTATACAGGGACTATTTTTGAAATCTACTGTCCAAGGCTTGGTGCAGCAAACCAGGTCTGCGGAGGAGGAAGATATGATGAATTGTTAAGCCTTCTTGGCGGAAGAGGTGATTCGCAGTCTATTGGCTTTGCCTTTGGTTTTGAAAGGCTTCTTCTTGCCATTGAAAGGGAGGAAGAAAATAAAGAAGACTCCGCATACCAGGGAAACCTGAAAACATCCCATCTCGACGCCCTGGTAATTCCATTAGATAAAAAACTTTTCCGCTATGCAATAAAAATATCTCAGACCCTGAGAGTCAGAGGGGCTAAACTTGACATTGATTTCTCTCTGAGAAAATCAGGCAAAATCACTAAAAAAGCAGACCAGCTTAAAATCCCTTTTGTAATCTATATAGGAGAGGAAGAAGAGAAGCAGGGGTTTTTGAGTATAAAGGATTTAAAAAGCGGCATTCAGGAAAAGTATCCGCTCAATGACATTGAAAAAATCATAGAAAAAATTTCTGATCGGTAG
- a CDS encoding acyl carrier protein: MMTVEERVKKIIVEQLQVSEDEVTSDASFFDDLGADSLDVVELVMALEEEFDMEISDEDAEKIVTVKDAIEYIEEHM; this comes from the coding sequence TTGATGACAGTAGAAGAAAGAGTGAAAAAAATAATCGTTGAACAGTTGCAGGTAAGCGAAGATGAAGTGACTTCTGATGCATCATTTTTTGATGACCTTGGCGCTGATTCCCTTGATGTAGTGGAGCTGGTTATGGCGCTTGAGGAGGAGTTTGATATGGAAATTTCTGACGAGGATGCAGAGAAAATCGTTACTGTGAAAGACGCCATTGAATACATTGAAGAACATATGTAA
- a CDS encoding arginine--tRNA ligase, giving the protein MSTLKKTLKQAIMEAIEVFKKELGQEEFPPLIIEIPKDAKFGHFSTNIALALSSKLNKPPRKIAEEVLNKFSCPVVEKTEIAGAGFINFFITEKAWQKLIPEVILNGEKFGSSNIGNNERIQIEFVSANPTGPLHIGHGRGAAVGDVLANTLEFAGFNVEREYYINDVGIQMANIGKTLKARYLELLGKETKFPENGYPGAYVREIAEKFKIQNSKFKIQNDDDLQFFSDFAGEKILGGIKKDLESFRVRFDKWFSEKSLFESGEVKNSIELLKKNGFIFEKEGAWWLKASDFEDEKDRVVIKTDGSTTYLASDIAYHKNKLERGYKKLVNIWGADHHGYIPRMKTVVRLLGYPEEMLAVILVQMVNLQKHGKPVAMGKREGEFVTLREVMDEVGVDACRFFFLERKSNAHLNFDLALAKEQSNKNPVYYVQYAHARICSIFSKAEEKGITLPEIDKTDFSLLNTEEELSIMRKIYQFQEIIEVIANTCEPHHLTFYLKELVALFHKYYNEHPILGDESRLTDSRLALCMAIRIVLRNGMRLLGISAPERM; this is encoded by the coding sequence ATGAGTACATTGAAAAAAACTTTAAAACAAGCAATAATGGAGGCAATTGAAGTTTTCAAGAAAGAACTCGGGCAGGAAGAATTCCCTCCTCTTATTATTGAGATTCCCAAAGATGCAAAATTCGGTCATTTTTCTACAAACATAGCCCTTGCTCTTTCATCAAAATTAAATAAACCTCCAAGAAAGATTGCAGAAGAGGTTTTAAATAAATTCTCCTGCCCTGTTGTTGAAAAAACAGAGATTGCAGGAGCGGGGTTTATTAATTTTTTCATCACTGAAAAAGCCTGGCAGAAACTAATTCCTGAAGTAATTTTAAATGGAGAAAAATTCGGCTCCTCCAATATTGGAAATAATGAGAGGATACAGATTGAGTTTGTAAGCGCAAATCCAACAGGCCCTCTTCACATAGGCCACGGCAGGGGAGCAGCAGTTGGCGATGTGCTGGCAAATACCCTTGAGTTTGCTGGCTTCAATGTGGAAAGGGAATACTATATCAATGATGTTGGCATTCAGATGGCAAATATTGGAAAAACCCTTAAGGCGCGATACCTTGAACTTTTAGGGAAAGAAACAAAATTTCCTGAAAATGGCTATCCGGGCGCATATGTGAGGGAGATTGCCGAAAAATTCAAAATTCAAAATTCAAAATTCAAAATTCAAAATGATGATGATTTGCAGTTTTTCAGCGATTTTGCAGGAGAGAAAATCTTAGGAGGAATAAAGAAAGACCTTGAAAGTTTCAGGGTAAGATTTGATAAATGGTTTTCTGAAAAAAGCCTTTTTGAAAGCGGAGAAGTAAAAAACTCAATTGAGCTGCTGAAGAAAAATGGTTTTATCTTTGAAAAGGAGGGCGCGTGGTGGCTCAAGGCAAGCGACTTTGAAGATGAAAAGGACAGGGTAGTCATAAAAACAGACGGTTCAACCACATATCTTGCTTCAGATATTGCCTACCATAAAAACAAGCTGGAGAGAGGCTATAAAAAGCTTGTCAATATATGGGGAGCAGACCATCACGGCTATATTCCCAGGATGAAAACCGTTGTAAGGCTGCTTGGTTACCCCGAAGAAATGCTCGCCGTGATACTCGTGCAGATGGTCAATTTACAGAAACACGGCAAACCTGTTGCCATGGGCAAGAGAGAAGGGGAGTTTGTTACACTGAGGGAGGTAATGGATGAGGTTGGGGTTGATGCCTGTCGCTTCTTCTTTCTTGAAAGAAAAAGCAATGCTCATTTGAACTTTGACCTTGCCCTTGCAAAGGAGCAGTCAAATAAAAACCCTGTTTATTATGTTCAGTATGCCCATGCAAGAATCTGCAGTATTTTCAGCAAAGCAGAAGAGAAGGGAATAACCCTTCCAGAAATTGATAAAACTGATTTCAGCCTTCTCAATACAGAAGAAGAGCTTTCAATAATGCGTAAAATCTACCAGTTTCAGGAAATAATAGAGGTAATCGCCAATACCTGTGAACCACACCATCTTACTTTTTATCTGAAAGAACTTGTTGCCCTTTTCCACAAATATTATAATGAGCATCCGATTTTAGGAGATGAAAGCAGGCTTACAGATTCCCGTCTTGCCCTTTGTATGGCAATCAGGATTGTCCTTAGGAATGGAATGAGGCTTTTGGGAATCTCTGCGCCTGAAAGGATGTAA